One genomic region from Microcoleus sp. FACHB-672 encodes:
- a CDS encoding glycosyltransferase has protein sequence MNLNSESSAKPVLSLCMIVKNESKNLPRCLASAKPYVDEMIVVDTGSQDNTPEIAKQYGAKVSSFQWCDDFAAARNYSIAQASGDWILVLDADEELVVESKKFLEQISSRSEILAYFLTRTEKNYRLSMTPLITPRLFRNLPKVSFEGRFHEQLKYNNKYINHHQVSILESINILHYGYGEEELEQKNFSRNIPILERIRQEEGLSLMLLYCLSGMYNDMQEPEKAQECCAEAFDRLFPNLLEGTPPEDFLMVPSLLYTLGAQSLNQNDYETAMLISQRGLEWCPQYPPLNYLAGMTLMTLGFPLGACVYLEKCIQVGREGSYYQGEPFEQSFITTDPSVGLGLAYLHLKRWTEAAAAFEQALSFNPSCLEAKENLEKIRDLLTA, from the coding sequence ATGAATTTGAACTCTGAATCATCTGCAAAACCTGTTTTGTCTCTTTGCATGATTGTCAAGAATGAAAGCAAGAACTTACCTCGGTGCTTAGCGAGTGCTAAACCCTATGTTGATGAAATGATTGTTGTAGATACCGGCTCTCAAGATAACACACCTGAAATTGCGAAACAATACGGGGCAAAAGTTAGTTCCTTTCAGTGGTGCGATGATTTTGCTGCCGCTCGCAATTATTCGATTGCCCAAGCATCAGGAGACTGGATTTTAGTACTTGATGCTGATGAAGAGCTAGTTGTTGAGTCTAAAAAATTTTTAGAGCAAATCTCCTCTCGCTCAGAAATTCTTGCCTATTTTTTAACACGCACTGAAAAAAATTATAGGCTTAGCATGACTCCCTTAATTACTCCGAGATTATTTCGCAATCTCCCAAAAGTTAGTTTTGAAGGACGATTTCACGAGCAACTAAAGTATAATAATAAATACATTAACCATCACCAAGTTTCTATCTTAGAAAGTATTAATATTTTGCATTATGGCTACGGAGAAGAGGAGTTAGAGCAGAAAAATTTCAGTCGAAATATCCCAATTTTAGAGCGCATTCGACAGGAAGAAGGTTTGAGCCTGATGCTCCTCTATTGCCTTTCTGGAATGTATAACGATATGCAGGAACCAGAAAAAGCTCAAGAATGTTGTGCGGAAGCATTTGACCGGCTGTTTCCAAATTTATTAGAAGGGACTCCACCAGAAGATTTTCTCATGGTTCCTTCACTGCTTTATACTTTAGGGGCACAATCGCTCAATCAAAATGATTATGAAACGGCGATGCTAATTTCTCAGCGAGGACTGGAATGGTGCCCGCAATATCCACCTCTAAACTATCTAGCCGGGATGACTCTAATGACTTTAGGATTTCCATTAGGAGCTTGTGTTTATCTGGAAAAATGCATTCAAGTAGGGCGTGAGGGTAGCTATTATCAAGGAGAGCCTTTTGAGCAAAGTTTCATCACAACAGATCCATCTGTGGGTTTAGGGCTTGCTTATCTTCATCTAAAGCGTTGGACTGAGGCGGCGGCTGCATTTGAACAGGCCTTGTCGTTCAATCCGAGTTGTCTTGAAGCTAAAGAGAACCTAGAAAAAATTAGAGACTTGTTAACAGCTTAA